GCGCCTTCAACTTCCAGGAAGATCGAGGTCTTCAGCCCCGTGAGCGCATCGCCCACGCCAGGCAGGCGCACCGGCGTGTCGATACGGTCGAACTGCACCCGCTGCTTCATGCGGTAGCCGGGCACGTAGGCCTGCACGGCGGCCGCCATCTCCTCGATCGAACGGGCGATCGCGTCTTCGTCGGCCAGCTCGCTCAGCGTATAGACGGTGTCGCGCATGATCAGCGGCGGCTCGGCCGGGTTCAGCACAATGATGGCCTTGCCCTTGGTGGCGCCGCCCACCGCTTCGATCGCCCGGGACGTGGTCTCGGTGAACTCGTCGATATTGGCGCGCGTGCCGGGGCCCGCGCTCTTGCTGGAGATCGACGCCACGATTTCGCCATAGTGCACTTTGGCGACGCGCGACACGGCCGCCACCATCGGAATCGTCGCCTGGCCGCCGCACGTCACCATGTTCACGTTCAGCGCGTCCAGGTGCGCCTCGCCATTGACCACGGGAATGCAATACGGGCCGATGGCGGCGGGCGTGAGATCCACCATGCGGATTCCGGGCTTGAGGGCGCGCAGGAAGGCATCGTTCTTCACATGCGCGCCGGCGCTGGTGGCATCGAACACAAAGTCAATCTCTTGGAAGACCGGCAGCCGCGCCAGGCCTTCGACGCCCTCGTGCGTGGTGGCCACGCCCAGGCGCGCCGCGCGGGCCAGGCCGTCCGATTGCGGGTCGATGCCGACCATCGCCCCCATTTCGATGTGTTGCCCATGGCGCAGGATCTTGATCATCAGATCCGTGCCGATGTTGCCGCTGCCAATGATGGCGGCCTTGAGTTTGCGTTGAGCGTTTGACACGTGGCTCCTTCCTCTTTCCTGACATCGTTCTGTGCTTCGACGTGGGAGCGAGTGTAGGTAGGTTTTTTCAAATTATCAATATATATGTATTAATCTCATATAGTGAGTATAAAGACCGACGCCCGCGGGTGCTGTACTGGGCCCGCGCGTCGCCGGAACCCGGCGCGCATCCGCGGCCCGGCCTGTCGCGGCCCGGCCTTTCGTGGCCCGGCTAAAATTCCCCGATTCTTCAAATAGCCGCTCCATGCAACGCCCCTCTCCCGCCAATCTCCCGCCTCTGGACCCCGCCGCCCAGGAACACAGCGCCGCCATGGCCGCCCACCTGCGCGATGCCATCGCGGCCAACGGCGGCTGGCTGCCGTTCGACCGCTGGATGGCCCTGGCCCTGTATGCGCCCGGCCTGGGCTACTACGCGGCGGGCAACATCAAGCTGGCGCGGGCCGACGGCGGCGGCAAGAACCCCGAGGGCGACTTCGTCACGGCCCCCCAGTTGACGCCGCTGTTCGCCCGCACGCTGGCCCGCCAGGCCGCCCAGGTGCTGCGCCAGACGCGGACGGACACCGTGCTGGAGTTCGGCGCCGGCACCGGCGCCCTGGCCGAGGGCGTGCTGGGCGAACTGGATGCGCTGGGGCTGGAGCAGACCCGCTACCTGATCCTGGAAGTGTCCGCCGACCTGCGCGCGCGCCAGGCCGAAAGGCTGGCGGCGTTCGGCAGCCGCGTGCAATGGCTGGACGCGCTGCCCGATGCCTTCTCAGGCTGCGTGCTGGCCAACGAGGTCCTGGACGCGATGCCGGTGTCGATCTTCCGCTGGAGCGAAGACGGCACGGTGCTGGAACGCGGCGTGGCGCTGGACGCCGCCCGGGACTTCATCTGGGAAGACCGGCCGGCGCCGCCGGCGCTGCCCGACGCCGTGGCCGGCCGCATGCCGGCGCTGCCCGGCTACGTTTCCGAAATCAATCCGCAGGCCGAAGCCTGGGTCGCCGCAATGGGCCGCTGGCTCGAACGCGGCGCGGCGCTGTTGGTGGACTATGGCTTTCCCCGCGGCGAGTACTACCATCCGCAGCGCGCGGGCGGCACGCTCATGTGCCATCTGCGCCATCGCGCGCACGGCGATCCGTTCACCGCGCCGGGCCTGCAGGACATCACCGCGCACGTCGATTTCACGGCGATGGCGGACGCCGCGCAGGACGCCGGCCTGCAGGTCCTGGGCTATACCTCGCAGGCCCGCTTCCTGATGAACGCCGGGCTGATGGACCTGCTGGCGCAACTGGATCCATCGGACGCGCAAGACTATGCGAAGACCGTCGCGCCCATGCAGAAGCTGCTGTCCGAAGCGGAAATGGGAGAACTGTT
The Bordetella genomosp. 11 DNA segment above includes these coding regions:
- a CDS encoding acetaldehyde dehydrogenase (acetylating), translated to MSNAQRKLKAAIIGSGNIGTDLMIKILRHGQHIEMGAMVGIDPQSDGLARAARLGVATTHEGVEGLARLPVFQEIDFVFDATSAGAHVKNDAFLRALKPGIRMVDLTPAAIGPYCIPVVNGEAHLDALNVNMVTCGGQATIPMVAAVSRVAKVHYGEIVASISSKSAGPGTRANIDEFTETTSRAIEAVGGATKGKAIIVLNPAEPPLIMRDTVYTLSELADEDAIARSIEEMAAAVQAYVPGYRMKQRVQFDRIDTPVRLPGVGDALTGLKTSIFLEVEGAAHYLPAYAGNLDIMTSAGLRTAEHMAKRMLATTVAV
- a CDS encoding class I SAM-dependent methyltransferase; translation: MQRPSPANLPPLDPAAQEHSAAMAAHLRDAIAANGGWLPFDRWMALALYAPGLGYYAAGNIKLARADGGGKNPEGDFVTAPQLTPLFARTLARQAAQVLRQTRTDTVLEFGAGTGALAEGVLGELDALGLEQTRYLILEVSADLRARQAERLAAFGSRVQWLDALPDAFSGCVLANEVLDAMPVSIFRWSEDGTVLERGVALDAARDFIWEDRPAPPALPDAVAGRMPALPGYVSEINPQAEAWVAAMGRWLERGAALLVDYGFPRGEYYHPQRAGGTLMCHLRHRAHGDPFTAPGLQDITAHVDFTAMADAAQDAGLQVLGYTSQARFLMNAGLMDLLAQLDPSDAQDYAKTVAPMQKLLSEAEMGELFKVLAVGRGMTEPLTGFARGDRLGKL